A window of Auraticoccus monumenti contains these coding sequences:
- a CDS encoding VOC family protein — protein sequence MPHLSTVDRLPGDTAMGAVTLRVADLDAMTAYYRDAVTLTLLNQDGDRAVLGRGGSPVVVLENAPELRHAGPREAGLYHTAILFETEADLAAALHAVASRHPGSFVGSADHLVSKAFYLTDPEGNGIELYWDRDRTSWSWTHGHVDMDSLALDPNRYLREHLEEEAVRQAHQRPASVGHVHLSVGDVESARRFYVDQLGFETTAEMGDRALFVSAGGYHHHMAMNTWRSAGAGRRRLALGLGLVRIELPGADDLGALGERLTAHGVGLRDDGRTVTFEDPWSNRVQVSVRVEG from the coding sequence ATGCCCCACCTCAGCACCGTCGACCGGCTCCCGGGCGACACCGCGATGGGGGCGGTGACCCTGCGGGTGGCCGACCTCGACGCCATGACCGCCTACTACCGCGACGCGGTGACGCTCACCCTGCTCAACCAGGACGGGGACCGTGCCGTGCTGGGGCGTGGCGGGTCGCCCGTGGTGGTGCTGGAGAACGCGCCCGAGCTGCGCCACGCCGGTCCCCGCGAGGCCGGGCTCTACCACACGGCCATCCTCTTCGAGACCGAGGCGGACCTGGCCGCCGCCCTGCACGCGGTGGCCAGCCGGCACCCCGGCAGCTTCGTCGGGAGCGCGGACCACCTGGTCAGCAAGGCCTTCTACCTCACCGACCCCGAGGGCAACGGCATCGAGCTGTACTGGGACCGCGACCGCACCAGCTGGAGCTGGACCCACGGCCACGTCGACATGGACAGCCTGGCGCTGGACCCGAACCGCTACCTGCGTGAGCACCTGGAGGAGGAGGCGGTCCGGCAGGCCCACCAGCGCCCCGCCTCCGTCGGCCACGTCCACCTGTCGGTGGGTGACGTCGAGTCCGCGCGCCGCTTCTACGTCGACCAGCTCGGCTTCGAGACCACCGCCGAGATGGGCGACCGGGCCCTGTTCGTCAGCGCCGGCGGCTACCACCACCACATGGCCATGAACACCTGGCGCAGCGCCGGCGCCGGACGTCGGCGGCTCGCCCTCGGCCTCGGGCTGGTCCGCATCGAGCTGCCCGGGGCCGACGACCTCGGCGCCCTCGGTGAGCGCCTCACCGCCCACGGGGTCGGGCTGCGCGACGACGGCCGCACCGTGACCTTCGAGGACCCCTGGTCCAACCGCGTCCAGGTCTCCGTGCGGGTGGAGGGGTAG
- a CDS encoding DUF2243 domain-containing protein, with product MTDHAARRAAVPPGAHRARNTLSGVLFGIGLAAFVDEVVFHQLLRWHHFYDRASTDVGLISDGLFHAFGWFAVVASLFLFADLRRRGALWWTRWVAGVLLGAGGFQLYDGLVQHKLMGLHQIRYEVDLLPYDLTWNLVAVVLVVTGAVLLVRTRAGGDAVRA from the coding sequence GTGACCGACCACGCCGCCCGACGCGCCGCCGTGCCACCCGGCGCCCACCGCGCCCGCAACACCCTCTCGGGGGTGCTGTTCGGCATCGGGCTGGCCGCCTTCGTCGACGAGGTGGTGTTCCACCAGCTGCTCCGCTGGCACCACTTCTACGACCGGGCCAGCACCGACGTCGGGCTGATCTCGGACGGGCTGTTCCACGCCTTCGGCTGGTTCGCCGTGGTGGCCTCGCTGTTCCTCTTCGCCGACCTGCGTCGCCGCGGCGCGCTGTGGTGGACCCGGTGGGTCGCCGGGGTGCTGCTGGGCGCCGGCGGCTTCCAGCTCTACGACGGCCTGGTGCAGCACAAGCTGATGGGGCTGCACCAGATCCGCTACGAGGTCGACCTGCTGCCCTACGACCTCACCTGGAACCTGGTGGCGGTGGTGCTGGTGGTGACCGGTGCGGTGCTGCTGGTGCGGACCCGGGCCGGGGGCGACGCCGTCCGTGCCTGA
- a CDS encoding cytochrome c oxidase assembly protein, whose protein sequence is MPEHHATGGPSLLDVAVVVLALAAVAGYLWAVAVGRGRRWPRWRVLLWVAGTGTAALAVTGPLAEAAHHSFRAHMVTHLLLGMLAPLLLVLSAPVTALLRALPVPAARAVTRALRTPLLRVLTDPVVAALLNVGGLWVLYTTSLYAAVHTNPVVHVGVHLHVLLAGYLFTAATVRADPLPYRSHAYRAAVLVGALAAHDVLAKHLYAHPPVGVTAAQAESGSVLMYYGGDAVDLALIVLLCASWYRATRPRERVAAPA, encoded by the coding sequence GTGCCTGAGCACCACGCGACCGGCGGGCCGTCCCTGCTGGACGTCGCGGTGGTGGTCCTCGCACTGGCGGCCGTCGCCGGCTACCTCTGGGCGGTCGCCGTCGGCCGCGGACGCCGGTGGCCGCGGTGGCGGGTGCTGCTCTGGGTGGCCGGGACGGGAACCGCGGCGCTCGCGGTGACCGGTCCGCTGGCCGAGGCCGCGCACCACTCGTTCCGGGCGCACATGGTGACCCACCTGCTGCTCGGCATGCTGGCCCCGCTGCTGCTCGTGCTGTCGGCGCCGGTGACGGCGCTGCTGCGGGCGCTGCCCGTCCCCGCCGCGCGGGCGGTCACCAGGGCCCTGCGCACACCGCTGCTGCGGGTGCTGACCGACCCCGTGGTCGCGGCGCTGCTCAACGTCGGCGGCCTCTGGGTGCTCTACACCACCAGCCTGTACGCCGCGGTGCACACGAACCCGGTGGTCCACGTCGGGGTGCACCTGCACGTCCTCCTGGCGGGCTACCTGTTCACCGCCGCCACCGTCCGCGCCGACCCGCTGCCGTACCGCAGCCACGCCTACCGCGCCGCGGTGCTGGTCGGCGCCCTCGCCGCCCACGACGTGCTGGCCAAGCACCTCTACGCGCACCCACCGGTCGGGGTGACCGCCGCCCAGGCCGAGTCCGGCTCGGTGCTCATGTACTACGGCGGGGACGCGGTCGACCTCGCCCTGATCGTGCTGCTGTGCGCCAGCTGGTACCGCGCGACCCGCCCCCGGGAGCGGGTCGCCGCCCCGGCCTGA
- a CDS encoding FAD-dependent oxidoreductase gives MTQVDVLVVGGGLGGVAAALGALRRGRRVLLTEEHAWLGGQLTSQGVPPDEHAWVEQFGVTAGYRALRDGIRDYYRRHYPLTEAARRDRWLNPGSGTVSRLCAEPRVAVAVLEQMLAPYRSTGQLTVWQPWVPTAAETSEDVVRSVTLRHTATGAERTVSADYVLDATELGDLLPLTGTDHVVGAESTDEHGEPSAPAVADPDNVQPITYCFAFDHVEGADHTIERPAGYDYWREYQPDFWGDRLLSFTAPNPRTRVPEVRTMVVNPAVPAPDADQSVSAGDSDLWTFRRIVARANFVPGSYDSDVVLANWPMLDYLDASVIGADDVAKHLAAARDLSLSYFYWLQTEAPRPDGGRGWPGLRMRGDVMGTDDGLAMAPYIRESRRIRALTTVTEGDISVDVRGHGRPATFQDSVGVGMYRIDLHPSTGGDNYIDVPCAPFEIPLGALVPRRTTNLVAAGKDIGTTHITNGAYRLHPVEWNVGEAAGELAALCLDTGRTPREVATTPELVRQLQDRLVAAGVEIHWPEVLGY, from the coding sequence GTGACCCAGGTCGACGTGCTGGTGGTGGGTGGTGGGCTCGGCGGTGTCGCGGCGGCCCTGGGTGCGCTGCGTCGCGGACGTCGGGTGCTGCTCACCGAGGAGCACGCCTGGCTGGGCGGGCAGCTGACGTCCCAGGGCGTGCCCCCGGACGAGCACGCCTGGGTGGAGCAGTTCGGGGTGACCGCGGGCTACCGCGCCCTGCGCGACGGCATCCGGGACTACTACCGCCGGCACTACCCGCTGACCGAGGCCGCCCGCCGGGACCGGTGGCTCAACCCCGGCTCGGGCACCGTGAGCCGGCTCTGCGCCGAGCCCCGGGTGGCGGTGGCCGTGCTGGAGCAGATGCTCGCCCCGTACCGCTCCACCGGTCAGCTGACGGTGTGGCAGCCCTGGGTGCCCACCGCCGCCGAGACCTCCGAGGACGTGGTGCGCTCGGTCACGCTGCGCCACACCGCCACCGGCGCCGAGCGCACCGTCTCCGCCGACTACGTCCTGGACGCCACCGAGCTGGGGGACCTGCTGCCGCTGACCGGCACCGACCACGTGGTCGGCGCCGAGAGCACCGACGAGCACGGCGAGCCGAGCGCGCCCGCGGTGGCCGACCCGGACAACGTGCAGCCGATCACCTACTGCTTCGCCTTCGACCACGTCGAGGGGGCCGACCACACCATCGAGCGCCCGGCGGGCTACGACTACTGGCGGGAGTACCAGCCCGACTTCTGGGGCGACCGGCTGCTCTCCTTCACCGCCCCCAACCCGCGCACCCGGGTCCCCGAGGTCCGCACCATGGTGGTGAACCCCGCCGTGCCCGCCCCGGACGCCGACCAGAGCGTCTCGGCCGGGGACTCCGACCTGTGGACCTTCCGTCGCATCGTCGCCCGGGCCAACTTCGTGCCCGGCAGCTACGACAGCGACGTGGTGCTGGCCAACTGGCCGATGCTGGACTACCTCGACGCCTCGGTGATCGGGGCCGACGACGTCGCGAAGCACCTCGCCGCGGCCCGCGACCTGTCGCTCAGCTACTTCTACTGGCTGCAGACCGAGGCGCCACGTCCGGACGGCGGACGGGGCTGGCCCGGCCTGCGGATGCGCGGGGACGTGATGGGGACCGACGACGGCCTGGCGATGGCCCCCTACATCCGCGAGTCGCGCCGGATCAGGGCCCTCACCACGGTGACCGAGGGCGACATCTCCGTCGACGTGCGCGGGCACGGTCGTCCGGCGACGTTCCAGGACTCCGTGGGCGTGGGGATGTACCGGATCGACCTGCACCCCTCCACCGGCGGAGACAACTACATCGACGTCCCCTGCGCGCCCTTCGAGATCCCGCTCGGGGCCCTGGTGCCCCGACGCACCACCAACCTGGTCGCCGCGGGCAAGGACATCGGCACCACGCACATCACGAACGGGGCCTACCGGCTCCACCCCGTGGAGTGGAACGTCGGTGAGGCCGCCGGTGAGCTGGCCGCCCTCTGCCTGGACACCGGACGCACACCGCGCGAGGTGGCCACCACCCCCGAGCTGGTCCGCCAGCTGCAGGACCGACTCGTCGCCGCCGGCGTCGAGATCCACTGGCCCGAAGTCCTGGGCTACTGA
- a CDS encoding ABC transporter substrate-binding protein has translation MRTATKLVTCLATVGGLLASTACGVGGTASPGGEGGEGGVALRMSVWTADEKQLALFDSIAAEYTASHPEVSSVTFESLPFADYNTTLSTQIAGGSAPDLAWVGDIAVDLMAADALVPLTEPFSTAEGYDYPDILPSVTQGFSKDGELYAYPFSNSPFAMYVNADLLAEVGEEVPEQLTWEEVERIGAEVSEETDAEGFVIRDFEYSSWMSLATVWTGWGATPWEGSTCTMNSPEMTEAFQFVHDAAFESGAMPGPGTSVDFFAGDAAFTTAQVSRAGLIDGSFEFEILPLPAGPVGEYATLGQAGMGVIASSENVEEATDFLTFMTNPENSAKLAQFFPPPRSSLLSGEKLAEVNTVLSAEQLDRVVVQELPEAVSPPVHTGQAEIVQTGKESLDAMWTPDADVKAVLDSTCTAIEPLLQAE, from the coding sequence ATGAGGACAGCAACGAAGCTGGTCACGTGCCTGGCGACGGTGGGTGGCCTGCTGGCCAGCACCGCGTGCGGCGTGGGCGGCACGGCGTCACCGGGTGGGGAGGGTGGCGAGGGCGGCGTGGCCCTGCGGATGTCGGTGTGGACGGCGGACGAGAAGCAGCTCGCGCTCTTCGACTCGATCGCCGCGGAGTACACCGCCAGCCACCCCGAGGTCAGCAGCGTCACCTTCGAGTCGCTGCCCTTCGCCGACTACAACACCACCCTGTCGACCCAGATCGCCGGCGGCAGCGCCCCGGACCTGGCCTGGGTGGGCGACATCGCCGTCGACCTGATGGCCGCCGACGCCCTGGTACCGCTGACCGAGCCCTTCTCGACCGCCGAGGGCTACGACTACCCCGACATCCTGCCCAGCGTGACGCAGGGGTTCAGCAAGGACGGCGAGCTGTACGCCTACCCCTTCTCCAACAGCCCGTTCGCGATGTACGTCAACGCCGACCTGCTGGCCGAGGTGGGCGAGGAGGTGCCCGAGCAGCTGACCTGGGAGGAGGTCGAGCGGATCGGTGCCGAGGTCAGCGAGGAGACCGACGCGGAGGGCTTCGTCATCCGCGACTTCGAGTACTCCTCGTGGATGAGCCTGGCCACCGTGTGGACGGGCTGGGGCGCCACCCCGTGGGAGGGGAGCACCTGCACGATGAACAGCCCGGAGATGACCGAGGCCTTCCAGTTCGTGCACGACGCGGCCTTCGAGTCCGGGGCCATGCCCGGCCCCGGCACCAGCGTGGACTTCTTCGCCGGCGACGCGGCCTTCACCACCGCCCAGGTCTCCCGGGCCGGTCTGATCGACGGCTCCTTCGAGTTCGAGATCCTGCCGCTGCCCGCCGGTCCGGTGGGGGAGTACGCGACCCTCGGCCAGGCCGGGATGGGCGTGATCGCGTCCAGCGAGAACGTCGAGGAGGCCACCGACTTCCTCACCTTCATGACCAACCCCGAGAACTCCGCCAAGCTGGCCCAGTTCTTCCCGCCGCCGCGCAGCTCGCTGCTCAGCGGTGAGAAGCTGGCCGAGGTGAACACGGTGCTGTCGGCCGAGCAGCTGGACCGGGTCGTGGTGCAGGAGCTGCCGGAGGCCGTCTCGCCGCCGGTGCACACCGGTCAGGCCGAGATCGTGCAGACCGGCAAGGAGTCCCTGGACGCGATGTGGACCCCCGACGCCGACGTGAAGGCGGTCCTGGACAGCACCTGCACCGCCATCGAGCCGCTGCTGCAGGCGGAGTGA
- a CDS encoding carbohydrate ABC transporter permease — MTVLTTPRPASTRWTLRRRDAVAGYLFVLPQLVGIVAFVLVPVVMAVWFSLNEWNVFSGSSTFVGGGNYAAVLADPRMPSVLAATAVFSTGVVVLNLGVGMALAVMLNRRIPGGTVFRTLFFSPVVISVVAWSLVWGFLLQDNGSINGLLAVFGVQGPNWLLGGPTAMLSVVVTQMIRSVGVNMVLFLAALQGVPRELYEAASIDGAGRARTFWRITLPLISPTLLLTAILTIVGSLQAFAQVAVLTEGGPGTSTTVLVYYVYQQAFQFNDLGYGSTLSLMLLTFVLVLTVVQWQLRRKWVFHEQ; from the coding sequence GTGACCGTCCTGACCACCCCGCGCCCGGCGTCGACGAGGTGGACCCTCCGACGCCGGGACGCGGTGGCCGGCTACCTCTTCGTGCTGCCGCAGCTGGTGGGGATCGTGGCGTTCGTGCTGGTGCCGGTCGTGATGGCGGTGTGGTTCAGCCTCAACGAGTGGAACGTGTTCTCCGGCAGCAGCACCTTCGTCGGCGGGGGCAACTACGCCGCGGTCCTGGCCGACCCCCGGATGCCCTCGGTGCTGGCCGCCACGGCCGTCTTCTCCACCGGTGTCGTGGTGCTCAACCTCGGGGTCGGCATGGCCCTGGCGGTGATGCTCAACCGCAGGATCCCCGGCGGGACGGTCTTCCGCACGCTCTTCTTCTCCCCGGTGGTCATCTCGGTGGTCGCCTGGTCGCTGGTCTGGGGCTTCCTGCTGCAGGACAACGGCTCGATCAACGGCCTGCTGGCCGTGTTCGGCGTGCAGGGACCCAACTGGCTGCTGGGTGGCCCCACCGCGATGCTGTCGGTGGTGGTCACCCAGATGATCCGCAGCGTCGGGGTCAACATGGTGCTGTTCCTGGCCGCCCTGCAGGGGGTGCCGCGCGAGCTCTACGAGGCGGCCAGCATCGACGGCGCCGGCCGGGCGCGCACCTTCTGGCGGATCACGCTCCCGCTGATCTCCCCGACCCTGCTGCTGACCGCGATCCTCACCATCGTGGGTTCGCTGCAGGCCTTCGCGCAGGTCGCCGTCCTCACCGAGGGCGGTCCGGGGACGTCGACGACCGTCCTCGTCTACTACGTGTACCAGCAGGCCTTCCAGTTCAACGACCTCGGCTACGGCTCGACGCTGTCGCTGATGCTGCTGACCTTCGTGCTGGTGCTGACCGTGGTGCAGTGGCAGCTGCGCCGGAAGTGGGTGTTCCATGAGCAGTGA
- a CDS encoding carbohydrate ABC transporter permease produces the protein MSSETSTVTTGPPPPPVTPGPSAVGAPVSLAPGRRRPGSWWRTALLVVALTVLVVPFAVPTLWMIASSFKPLNEIFANPPRLLPVAPTLDSYREAFAFQPFARQYANSLYLAVTVTVITLLVSSLAGFAFARIPFPGKNAVFLVVLVGLLVPTEVTIIPLFQMFRQLGLVNTHVPLIVVPAFGASAVLATFIMRQFFLALPVELEEAARLDGLGRLGMWWRIFLPLARPALSAVTILTFLGSWNMYLEPTVYLTTPELFTLPQALTRYTDAYGGEMWDTQLAAATMTVVPVLVVFLLAQRQFVEGLAHSGLR, from the coding sequence ATGAGCAGTGAGACCAGCACCGTGACCACCGGGCCCCCGCCTCCCCCGGTGACCCCCGGGCCCTCGGCCGTCGGGGCCCCGGTCAGCCTGGCGCCCGGGAGGCGCCGTCCGGGTTCGTGGTGGCGGACGGCCCTGCTGGTGGTCGCGCTGACCGTGCTCGTGGTCCCGTTCGCGGTGCCGACGCTGTGGATGATCGCCTCGTCGTTCAAGCCGCTCAACGAGATCTTCGCCAACCCGCCGCGGCTGCTGCCGGTGGCCCCGACGCTGGACTCCTACCGGGAGGCGTTCGCCTTCCAGCCCTTCGCCCGCCAGTACGCCAACAGCCTCTACCTGGCCGTCACGGTCACCGTCATCACGCTGCTGGTCTCCAGCCTGGCCGGGTTCGCCTTCGCCCGGATCCCCTTCCCGGGGAAGAACGCGGTCTTCCTGGTGGTGCTGGTGGGTCTGCTGGTGCCGACCGAGGTGACGATCATCCCGCTGTTCCAGATGTTCCGGCAGCTGGGCCTGGTGAACACGCACGTGCCGCTGATCGTGGTCCCGGCCTTCGGTGCCTCCGCGGTGCTGGCCACGTTCATCATGCGCCAGTTCTTCCTGGCGCTGCCGGTCGAGCTGGAGGAGGCCGCGCGGCTGGACGGTCTGGGCCGGTTGGGGATGTGGTGGCGCATCTTCCTGCCGCTGGCCCGCCCGGCGCTCTCGGCGGTCACCATCCTGACCTTCCTCGGCTCCTGGAACATGTACCTGGAGCCGACGGTCTACCTGACCACGCCGGAGCTGTTCACCCTGCCGCAGGCGCTGACCCGCTACACCGACGCCTACGGTGGCGAGATGTGGGACACCCAGCTCGCGGCGGCCACCATGACGGTGGTGCCGGTGCTGGTGGTCTTCCTGCTGGCCCAGCGCCAGTTCGTCGAGGGCCTGGCCCACTCCGGGCTCAGGTAG
- a CDS encoding acetylxylan esterase: MYTDMPLAALREHRSTVQTPEDFEEFWTSTLASARAAARPAEVRPVATVLRDVTVLDVELSGFAGDRVRGWLLLPPGAGPEAPVPGVVEYLGYGAGRGNPLEHLSVTAAGYAHLVMDTRGQGAGRLQGPGVTGDPHPSGPAYPGVLTRGIESPESCYYRRLFTDAVLAVDVLADHPAVDATRLAVQGGSQGGATAQAVAALRDDLTACFAWVPFLSDVARAITITDQTPYVELARYLSSQRTMVEAVTRTLAYVDGVVFASTSRTPTWYSVGLMDPVCPPSTVFASHNAHPGPKEIAVWPFNGHEGGGVEDRAAALTVLAGLFAR; the protein is encoded by the coding sequence GTGTACACCGACATGCCGCTGGCGGCGCTGCGCGAGCACCGCAGCACCGTGCAGACACCGGAGGACTTCGAGGAGTTCTGGACGTCCACGCTGGCCTCGGCCCGGGCCGCGGCCCGACCGGCCGAGGTGCGTCCGGTGGCCACCGTGCTCCGCGACGTCACGGTGCTCGACGTCGAGCTCAGCGGCTTCGCCGGGGACCGCGTCCGCGGCTGGCTGCTGCTGCCGCCGGGGGCGGGCCCGGAGGCGCCGGTACCCGGGGTGGTGGAGTACCTGGGCTACGGCGCCGGGAGGGGCAACCCGCTGGAGCACCTCAGCGTCACCGCGGCCGGGTACGCCCACCTGGTGATGGACACCCGCGGCCAGGGGGCCGGCCGGCTCCAGGGCCCGGGGGTGACAGGTGACCCCCACCCGAGCGGGCCGGCCTACCCGGGAGTGCTGACCCGTGGCATCGAGTCCCCGGAGAGCTGCTACTACCGCCGGCTGTTCACCGACGCGGTGCTCGCCGTCGACGTGCTGGCCGACCACCCGGCGGTGGACGCGACCCGGCTGGCGGTGCAGGGAGGGTCGCAGGGCGGGGCGACCGCGCAGGCGGTGGCCGCGCTGCGGGACGACCTCACCGCGTGCTTCGCCTGGGTGCCGTTCCTCAGCGACGTGGCCCGGGCCATCACCATCACCGACCAGACGCCCTACGTCGAGCTGGCCCGCTACCTGTCCAGCCAGCGCACCATGGTCGAGGCCGTCACGCGGACGCTGGCCTACGTCGACGGGGTCGTCTTCGCCAGCACCTCCCGCACCCCGACCTGGTACTCGGTGGGGCTGATGGACCCCGTCTGCCCGCCGTCGACGGTCTTCGCGAGCCACAACGCCCACCCCGGGCCTAAGGAGATCGCCGTCTGGCCCTTCAACGGCCACGAGGGCGGCGGCGTGGAGGACCGGGCCGCCGCCCTCACCGTGCTGGCGGGACTGTTCGCGCGCTGA
- a CDS encoding zinc-dependent alcohol dehydrogenase, whose amino-acid sequence MRALCWTGVNETSVETVEDPRILNAEDVVLKVTLTTSCGSDLHLIGGYIPFMRAGDVMGHEFVGEVVEVGTAVRKHRVGDRVVVCSFVSCGRCWYCTQQLFSLCDNGNPNPAITEALWGFAPGGCFGYSHAMGGHAGSHAQYVRVPYADHGAFPVPDGVDDMTALFASDAAPTGWTGADLGEVRPGDVVAVWGAGGVGQMAAAAAWTRGAERVVVIDRLANRLRQAEQHVGAETLNYEETDIGAELRELSGGRGPDVCIEAVGMEAHGTGPAYLYDQVKQQLRLQTERPNALREAIHACRKGGTVFTLGVFGALADKFPIGAVMNKGLTLRGAQMHGQRYIPEILERMAAGTLQTSHLATHVMPLEDGPKGYQMFKDKEDGCVRAVFRPHG is encoded by the coding sequence GTGAGGGCGCTGTGCTGGACCGGGGTCAACGAGACGTCGGTGGAGACGGTCGAGGACCCGCGGATCCTCAACGCCGAGGACGTCGTCCTCAAGGTGACGCTGACCACCAGCTGCGGCTCGGACCTGCACCTGATCGGCGGCTACATCCCGTTCATGCGGGCCGGTGACGTGATGGGCCACGAGTTCGTCGGCGAGGTCGTCGAGGTGGGGACCGCCGTCCGCAAGCACCGGGTCGGTGACCGGGTGGTCGTCTGCTCCTTCGTCAGCTGCGGACGCTGCTGGTACTGCACGCAGCAGCTGTTCTCGCTGTGCGACAACGGCAACCCCAACCCGGCGATCACCGAGGCGCTGTGGGGCTTCGCCCCCGGCGGCTGCTTCGGCTACTCCCACGCCATGGGCGGTCACGCCGGCAGCCACGCGCAGTACGTCCGCGTCCCCTACGCCGACCACGGCGCGTTCCCAGTGCCCGACGGCGTGGACGACATGACGGCGCTGTTCGCCTCCGACGCGGCCCCCACCGGCTGGACCGGGGCCGACCTGGGCGAGGTGCGTCCCGGTGACGTGGTCGCCGTCTGGGGCGCCGGCGGCGTCGGCCAGATGGCGGCGGCCGCGGCCTGGACCCGCGGCGCCGAGCGGGTCGTGGTCATCGACCGCCTCGCCAACCGGCTGCGGCAGGCCGAGCAGCACGTCGGCGCGGAGACGCTCAACTACGAGGAGACCGACATCGGCGCGGAGCTGCGGGAGCTCAGCGGCGGCCGGGGCCCCGACGTCTGCATCGAGGCGGTGGGGATGGAGGCGCACGGCACCGGTCCCGCCTACCTCTACGACCAGGTCAAGCAGCAGCTGCGGCTGCAGACCGAGCGCCCGAACGCGCTCCGCGAGGCCATCCACGCCTGCCGCAAGGGAGGCACCGTCTTCACCCTCGGCGTCTTCGGCGCGCTGGCGGACAAGTTCCCGATCGGCGCGGTGATGAACAAGGGGCTGACCCTGCGCGGGGCGCAGATGCACGGGCAGCGCTACATCCCCGAGATCCTCGAGCGGATGGCGGCCGGGACGCTGCAGACGTCCCACCTGGCCACCCACGTGATGCCGCTGGAGGACGGCCCGAAGGGCTACCAGATGTTCAAGGACAAGGAGGACGGCTGCGTCCGCGCCGTCTTCCGGCCTCACGGCTGA
- a CDS encoding SRPBCC family protein gives MHKVVNGVVGAGGVVLRRVLGAVRSPSAEGGTSRERWLVVSVHLPQEEVAPGGRLPAPLAGLGDRIEVVVRPAPGDKGTEIAARLRQPPRGGLAGAARRLGGDAPQQELRSALRHSKQLLEVGEVLVVDPAPHGPRSATPGGALLEKVTERADEEGRL, from the coding sequence ATGCACAAGGTCGTGAACGGCGTCGTGGGTGCCGGTGGGGTGGTGCTGCGGCGGGTGCTGGGTGCGGTCAGGTCCCCCTCCGCCGAGGGCGGGACGTCCAGGGAGCGGTGGCTGGTGGTCTCCGTCCACCTGCCCCAGGAGGAGGTGGCTCCGGGCGGACGCCTGCCCGCGCCGCTGGCCGGGCTCGGCGACCGCATCGAGGTCGTGGTGCGCCCGGCCCCGGGGGACAAGGGCACCGAGATCGCCGCCCGCCTGCGTCAGCCCCCGCGCGGCGGGCTGGCCGGTGCGGCCCGCCGGCTCGGCGGCGACGCGCCCCAGCAGGAGCTGCGCTCCGCGCTGCGGCACAGCAAGCAGCTGCTGGAGGTCGGTGAGGTGCTGGTGGTCGACCCGGCCCCGCACGGCCCGCGCAGCGCCACCCCGGGCGGTGCGCTGCTGGAGAAGGTCACGGAGCGGGCGGACGAGGAGGGACGGCTGTGA
- a CDS encoding LacI family DNA-binding transcriptional regulator, with protein sequence MPRVTQKDIARLAGVSQTTVSFVLNEREENLSRVPAETRARVLRVIQETGYVADPIARRLRLGGTRMIGVYTFEALFPAEREDFFFPVLAGIEAEAQRRDHDLLLLTGGRSDGRPAGLANGSTRLRLADACILLGQYVPVADLEHLIGVGYPFVSVGRRDDVSAGPVPWVAADYATAVADLVGRARAQGHQRFAYLGYGRGAVSYVDRLAGFHRAVPGGMVVEPVGDPQEWCERLLGQGVTAVLAEQAEQVDKLLRALATRGLQVPDDLSLISLSGSPELDGDVAGFTLPRREMGARALVVLTEGRDVSPTRPDGSVVQELLGCSHRPGRTLAAPPV encoded by the coding sequence ATGCCCAGGGTCACCCAGAAGGACATCGCGCGGCTGGCCGGCGTGAGCCAGACCACCGTCTCCTTCGTGCTCAACGAGCGCGAGGAGAACCTCAGCCGGGTGCCGGCCGAGACCCGGGCGCGGGTGCTGCGGGTGATCCAGGAGACCGGCTACGTCGCGGACCCGATCGCCCGGAGGCTGCGCCTGGGTGGCACCCGGATGATCGGCGTGTACACCTTCGAGGCGCTGTTCCCGGCCGAGCGCGAGGACTTCTTCTTCCCGGTGCTGGCCGGCATCGAGGCCGAGGCGCAACGGCGCGACCACGACCTGCTGCTCCTCACCGGTGGTCGCTCCGACGGGCGACCCGCGGGCCTGGCCAACGGGTCCACCCGGCTCCGGCTGGCCGACGCGTGCATCCTGCTCGGTCAGTACGTCCCGGTCGCGGACCTGGAGCACCTGATCGGCGTGGGCTACCCCTTCGTCTCGGTCGGGCGCCGCGACGACGTCTCCGCCGGCCCGGTGCCGTGGGTGGCCGCCGACTACGCCACCGCGGTGGCGGACCTGGTCGGGCGGGCGCGGGCGCAGGGGCACCAGCGCTTCGCCTACCTGGGCTACGGGCGCGGGGCCGTGTCCTACGTCGACCGGCTGGCCGGCTTCCACCGGGCGGTGCCCGGGGGGATGGTGGTGGAGCCGGTGGGGGACCCCCAGGAGTGGTGCGAGCGGCTGCTCGGGCAGGGGGTGACGGCGGTGCTGGCCGAGCAGGCCGAGCAGGTGGACAAGCTGCTGCGCGCCCTGGCGACGCGTGGGCTGCAGGTGCCGGACGACCTCTCGCTGATCAGCCTGTCCGGGTCCCCCGAGCTCGACGGGGACGTCGCCGGCTTCACCCTGCCCCGTCGCGAGATGGGCGCCCGTGCGCTGGTGGTGCTGACCGAGGGCCGGGACGTCTCACCGACGCGTCCGGACGGGTCGGTGGTCCAGGAGCTGCTCGGCTGCAGCCACCGTCCGGGCCGGACCCTGGCTGCGCCGCCGGTCTGA